The following are encoded together in the Sulfuricurvum sp. genome:
- the ppa gene encoding inorganic diphosphatase: MDLNKIGYGENPDKVKAIIEIACGSNIKYEVEKESGALVLDRVMHSAMYYPANYGFVNKTLSQDGDPADILILTEYPMVEGCVTNCRLVGVLIMEDESGIDEKLLAVPTSKIDPTFEEIQDLGDIPKHTLAKIKNFFETYKMLEPGKWVKVKGFEDKASATKILEDAIKNYKE, encoded by the coding sequence ATGGATCTTAATAAAATCGGGTACGGTGAAAATCCGGATAAAGTAAAAGCAATTATCGAAATTGCATGTGGTTCAAACATTAAATACGAAGTTGAAAAAGAGAGCGGTGCTTTAGTACTTGATCGCGTAATGCACTCAGCAATGTATTATCCTGCTAACTACGGCTTTGTTAACAAAACACTTTCGCAAGACGGTGATCCGGCAGATATTTTGATTTTAACCGAATATCCTATGGTTGAGGGATGTGTGACAAACTGCCGCCTTGTCGGTGTATTAATTATGGAAGATGAGAGCGGTATTGATGAAAAATTACTTGCCGTTCCAACCTCTAAAATCGATCCTACGTTTGAAGAGATTCAAGACCTTGGGGACATTCCAAAACATACATTGGCAAAAATCAAAAACTTCTTTGAAACCTATAAAATGCTTGAACCTGGCAAATGGGTAAAAGTAAAAGGGTTTGAAGATAAAGCATCCGCAACCAAAATCCTTGAAGATGCTATTAAAAATTATAAAGAGTAA